From a region of the Helianthus annuus cultivar XRQ/B chromosome 5, HanXRQr2.0-SUNRISE, whole genome shotgun sequence genome:
- the LOC110940747 gene encoding ubiquitin C-terminal hydrolase 22 has protein sequence MKLQNLTLTTTMSSNSDHQTHHHRSFGSNQQPQSTPVILPPPCVHLTEFKADTGTTSFTNLLQRLRVKPLGRASVRSEAGQVFRCGACGHAPPRIYACVTCDAVVCDVHAPDHVHQIVIDVDRAELFCSACGDQVYDRDFDSAVVLAQTAAATLGGCNSLHALPPESLRKRRRVDYRPWTPDSRERALLGLHSSLLSGNNEERNNEDTNFPLGLKGLNNLGNTCFMNSVLQALLHTPPLRNYFLSDRHNRFVCQQKNGVSCNKNDRKSKIVQRLCLACDTDALFSAVFSGDRKPYSPAKFLYSWWQHAGNLASYEQQDAHEFFISMLDGIHEKVDKDERKHHSQGSGDCCIAHRVFSGILRSDVMCTACGFTSTTYDPCVDISLDLVPNHEGPRKPSSKTLNSCNGNTETVNPGVSTLLGCLDRFTRPERLGSDQKFFCQHCQVRQESLKQMSIRKLPLVSCFHIKRFEHSPIRNMSRKVDRYMQFPFSLDMSPYLSSSILRSRFGNRIFGFDGDGNGSANDPDCSNESTSEFELFAVVTHSGKLDAGHYSTYLRLSNQWYKCDDAWVTQVSENIVRAAQGYMMFYVQKMLYYKASGTS, from the exons ATGAAACTGCAAAATCTCACTCTAACAACAACAATGTCGTCGAATTCGGACCACCAGACTCATCACCACCGCTCCTTTGGATCTAATCAGCAACCACAATCAACGCCCGTCATTCTTCCACCGCCCTGCGTCCACTTGACGGAGTTTAAAGCCGATACAGGTACGACGTCGTTCACCAACTTGTTACAACGCCTTCGGGTGAAACCGTTGGGACGCGCGTCCGTACGGAGTGAAGCCGGTCAGGTTTTCCGCTGTGGCGCGTGTGGTCACGCGCCACCGCGGATCTACGCGTGTGTGACGTGTGATGCGGTTGTTTGTGACGTGCACGCGCCGGATCACGTACATCAGATTGTGATTGATGTGGATCGAGCGGAGTTGTTTTGTAGCGCGTGTGGGGACCAGGTGTACGATCGTGACTTTGATTCCGCTGTCGTGTTGGCGCAGACGGCGGCGGCGACGTTAGGTGGTTGTAACTCGCTTCACGCGCTACCGCCGGAGAGTTTGAGGAAGCGGCGGCGCGTGGATTACCGTCCGTGGACGCCGGATTCACGAGAGCGTGCATTGCTAGGGTTACACTCAAGTTTGTTGTCTGGAAACAATGAAGAACGAAATAATGAAGATACAAACTTTCCGTTGGGATTGAAAGGATTAAACAATTTAGGAAACACCTGTTTTATGAACTCTGTATTGCAGGCTTTGTTGCACACGCCTCCGTTGCGAAATTATTTCTTAAGTGACCGGCATAACCGGTTCGTTTGCCAGCAGAAGAATGGTGTTAGTTGTAATAAGAATGATAGGAAGAGTAAAATTGTACAGAGGCTGTGTTTGGCATGTGATACGGATGCGTTGTTTTCGGCTGTGTTTTCGGGTGACCGGAAGCCATATAGCCCCGCAAAGTTCTTGTACAG CTGGTGGCAGCATGCGGGAAACCTGGCGAGTTATGAACAGCAGGATGCTCATGAGTTTTTCATTTCCATGCTTGATGGGATCCATGAGAAGGTGGATAAAGACGAGCGTAAACATCACAGTCAAG GTAGTGGAGACTGCTGTATCGCGCATAGAGTATTCTCCGGAATATTGCGGTCGGATGTCATGTGCACAGCATGTGGTTTTACTTCCACCACATATGATCCTTGCGTAGACATCTCACTTGATTTGGTACCCAACCACGAAGGCCCCAGAAAACCATCCTCCAAAACCCTTAATTCTTGCAACGGGAACACAGAAACTGTAAACCCGGGGGTGTCTACACTACTTGGGTGTTTGGACCGGTTCACAAGACCAGAAAGATTAGGTTCTGACCAGAAGTTTTTCTGCCAACATTGTCAAGTGAGACAGGAATCCCTTAAACAAATGTCGATACGCAAACTCCCATTGGTTTCTTGTTTTCACATAAAAAGATTTGAACACTCTCCAATCAGAAACATGTCAAGGAAAGTTGACCGCTACATGCAGTTTCCGTTTTCATTAGACATGTCTCCTTATCTCTCATCGTCTATTTTAAGAAGTCGATTTGGAAACCGTATATTTGGGTTTGACGGGGACGGTAATGGTAGCGCTAACGACCCGGATTGTTCAAACGAATCGACTTCAGAATTTGAGTTGTTTGCTGTTGTGACCCATAGTGGGAAACTAGATGCTGGACATTATTCGACTTATTTGAGGTTGAGTAACCAATGGTACAAGTGTGATGATGCATGGGTGACTCAAGTGAGTGAGAATATTGTGAGGGCTGCACAAGGTTACATGATGTTTTATGTTCAGAAAATGCTTTATTACAAGGCCAGTGGTACCTCATGA
- the LOC110940746 gene encoding translocase of chloroplast 90, chloroplastic isoform X1 translates to MMSIKDWVVSQLVSNSLASARPLSGNDTFFEGDHPANDNVHGSAQTANAPSPEVSADLSHPSVPSQETAPPLRQVAFENPRQHHHTTKEKNLDPLAKIEMLQIKFLRLLHRLGRPQDDLIVAKVLYRIHLATLIRAGESDLKRVNLRSDKAKEIAIQQETSGVPELDFEFTILVLGKTGVGKSSTINSILNQAKAKTNAFQPATDRVQEVAGTVNGIKISFVDTPGLLPSSPNTIGRNRKILHKIKKRIRKSPPDMVLYFERLDMINNNYSDLPLLKLITEVFGTGIWFNTMLVMTHSCSPLPEGPNGYPATYESYRTQCTDLIQRYIHQAISDSKLENPFLFVENHPECRTNVNGDKILPDGQIWKSQFILSCLCTKILGDVNKVLDFQDRIELGVSNSARVPSLPHLLSSFLRHRISNPNVTESEIDYIALSDLEKEDEEYDQLPPIRILTKSQFKKLSNSQKNDYLDELDYRETLYLKKQLKEELRARKEKKISEDGNLDGDGNIDPPEPVLLPDMAVPPSFDSDNPLHRYRCLVTSDQWLARPVLDPHGWDHDVGFDGINLESATKVSKNLYASVTGQISKDKQDLNVQSECCVAFLDPRGPTYSAALDVQSSGKELIYTLHSSTKMRVLERNIAECGVSLLSFGNSYYAAVKLEDSFLVGNRVKFVINGGQMRGREQAAYGGSLQTVIRGRDYPVRNDKISLTMTVLSMNKETVLSGNIESDFRVGRGTNMSINANINNRNMGQLTIKTSSSEHLEIALIAAASILRVLFRRARHGGSVKEDPEVA, encoded by the exons ATGATGAGCATAAAGGATTGGGTTGTATCTCAGTTGGTTTCAAACTCATTAGCCTCAGCAAGACCATTGTCTGGCAATGACACTTTCTTTGAAGGTGACCACCCTGCTAATGATAATGTTCATG GTTCTGCGCAAACTGCCAACGCTCCATCACCCGAGGTGTCGGCCGATTTATCACATCCTTCGGTTCCTAGCCAAGAAACCGCACCACCGCTACGCCAAGTCGCTTTCGAGAACCCTCGCCAGCACCATCATACAACCAAGGAAAAGAATTTGGATCCATTAGCCAAGATTGAGATGCTTCAAATCAAATTCTTACGTCTTCTTCATCGTTTGGGCCGCCCACAAGACGATCTCATCGTGGCCAAAGTTTTATACCGGATCCACCTGGCAACGTTAATACGCGCTGGAGAATCTGATCTTAAAAGGGTTAATCTCAGAAGTGACAAAGCCAAGGAGATCGCAATACAACAAGAAACATCCGGTGTTCCGGAGTTGGATTTCGAATTTACAATTCTAGTCCTCGGTAAAACAGGTGTTGGCAAAAGTTCAACCATTAATTCTATACTTAATCAGGCAAAAGCGAAAACAAATGCATTCCAACCTGCTACCGATCGTGTGCAAGAAGTTGCGGGGACCGTCAATGGAATCAAGATTTCTTTCGTAGATACACCCGGTTTATTACCGTCATCGCCTAATACTATCGGTAGAAACCGGAAGATTCTACACAAGATCAAGAAACGTATCAGAAAATCGCCTCCAGATATGGTTTTGTATTTTGAAAGGCTCGACATGATTAATAACAATTACAGTGATTTGCCTTTATTAAAGCTTATAACCGAGGTATTTGGTACGGGAATCTGGTTCAATACCATGCTCGTCATGACTCATTCGTGTTCACCGCTTCCCGAAGGACCAAATGGGTACCCTGCTACTTACGAATCTTATCGTACCCAATGCACAGATCTTATACAACGCTATATTCACCAGGCGATTTCCGACTCGAAACTTGAAAACCCGTTTCTGTTTGTGGAGAATCATCCGGAATGTAGAACCAACGTCAATGGTGATAAGATTCTTCCAGACGGGCAAATTTGGAAATCCCAGTTTATTTTGTCATGTTTATGCACAAAAATCTTGGGTGATGTTAACAAGGTTTTGGATTTCCAGGATAGAATTGAATTGGGGGTGTCGAATAGTGCGCGGGTCCCATCTTTACCTCATCTTCTTTCGTCTTTTCTTCGCCATCGTATTTCAAACCCTAATGTAACCGAAAGTGAAATCGACTATATTGCGCTTTCAGATTTGGAAAAAGAAGATGAAGAGTATGATCAGTTACCTCCTATACGAATCTTGACAAAATCCCAGTTCAAAAAGTTGTCGAATTCTCAGAAAAACGACTATCTTGATGAGCTGGATTATCGAGAGACCCTTTATTTAAAGAAACAGTTAAAGGAAGAATTACGTGCACGTAAAGAGAAGAAGATTTCTGAAGATGGTAACTTAGATGGTGACGGGAATATTGATCCTCCGGAGCCCGTGCTTTTACCAGATATGGCAGTTCCTCCTAGTTTTGATTCTGATAACCCGTTGCATAGATATCGGTGCCTTGTTACAAGTGACCAGTGGCTAGCTAGACCGGTTCTTGACCCCCATGGTTGGGACCATGATGTCGGGTTTGATGGAATAAACCTAGAGTCGGCTACCAAAGTAAGCAAAAACTTATATGCATCGGTTACCGGACAGATCAGCAAGGACAAGCAGGATTTGAATGTGCAATCAGAGTGTTGTGTGGCTTTTTTGGATCCACGGGGGCCCACTTATAGCGCTGCGTTGGATGTTCAATCCTCAGGTAAAGAGCTAATTTACACTCTTCATAGTAGCACAAAAATGCGTGTGTTAGAGCGGAATATAGCGGAATGTGGAGTCTCATTGTTGTCTTTTGGGAATAGTTACTATGCGGCTGTGAAACTGGAAGATAGTTTTTTAGTGGGGAATAGGGTGAAGTTTGTAATCAATGGTGGTCAAATGAGGGGTCGGGAACAAGCGGCTTATGGTGGGAGTTTGCAGACGGTAATAAGAGGGAGGGATTACCCTGTGCGAAATGACAAGATTAGCCTTACTATGACGGTGTTATCTATGAACAAAGAGACGGTTTTGAGTGGGAACATAGAGTCTGATTTTAGGGTGGGGCGAGGGACAAATATGTCCATAAACGCTAATATAAACAACCGAAACATGGGGCAGTTAACCATCAAAACAAGTAGTTCTGAGCATTTGGAAATAGCTTTGATTGCAGCTGCCTCGATTTTGAGGGTTCTTTTTAGGCGAGCGCGACATGGTGGTTCAGTTAAGGAGGACCCTGAAGTTGCTTGA
- the LOC110940746 gene encoding translocase of chloroplast 90, chloroplastic isoform X2: MMSIKDWVVSQLVSNSLASARPLSGNDTFFEGSAQTANAPSPEVSADLSHPSVPSQETAPPLRQVAFENPRQHHHTTKEKNLDPLAKIEMLQIKFLRLLHRLGRPQDDLIVAKVLYRIHLATLIRAGESDLKRVNLRSDKAKEIAIQQETSGVPELDFEFTILVLGKTGVGKSSTINSILNQAKAKTNAFQPATDRVQEVAGTVNGIKISFVDTPGLLPSSPNTIGRNRKILHKIKKRIRKSPPDMVLYFERLDMINNNYSDLPLLKLITEVFGTGIWFNTMLVMTHSCSPLPEGPNGYPATYESYRTQCTDLIQRYIHQAISDSKLENPFLFVENHPECRTNVNGDKILPDGQIWKSQFILSCLCTKILGDVNKVLDFQDRIELGVSNSARVPSLPHLLSSFLRHRISNPNVTESEIDYIALSDLEKEDEEYDQLPPIRILTKSQFKKLSNSQKNDYLDELDYRETLYLKKQLKEELRARKEKKISEDGNLDGDGNIDPPEPVLLPDMAVPPSFDSDNPLHRYRCLVTSDQWLARPVLDPHGWDHDVGFDGINLESATKVSKNLYASVTGQISKDKQDLNVQSECCVAFLDPRGPTYSAALDVQSSGKELIYTLHSSTKMRVLERNIAECGVSLLSFGNSYYAAVKLEDSFLVGNRVKFVINGGQMRGREQAAYGGSLQTVIRGRDYPVRNDKISLTMTVLSMNKETVLSGNIESDFRVGRGTNMSINANINNRNMGQLTIKTSSSEHLEIALIAAASILRVLFRRARHGGSVKEDPEVA; the protein is encoded by the exons ATGATGAGCATAAAGGATTGGGTTGTATCTCAGTTGGTTTCAAACTCATTAGCCTCAGCAAGACCATTGTCTGGCAATGACACTTTCTTTGAAG GTTCTGCGCAAACTGCCAACGCTCCATCACCCGAGGTGTCGGCCGATTTATCACATCCTTCGGTTCCTAGCCAAGAAACCGCACCACCGCTACGCCAAGTCGCTTTCGAGAACCCTCGCCAGCACCATCATACAACCAAGGAAAAGAATTTGGATCCATTAGCCAAGATTGAGATGCTTCAAATCAAATTCTTACGTCTTCTTCATCGTTTGGGCCGCCCACAAGACGATCTCATCGTGGCCAAAGTTTTATACCGGATCCACCTGGCAACGTTAATACGCGCTGGAGAATCTGATCTTAAAAGGGTTAATCTCAGAAGTGACAAAGCCAAGGAGATCGCAATACAACAAGAAACATCCGGTGTTCCGGAGTTGGATTTCGAATTTACAATTCTAGTCCTCGGTAAAACAGGTGTTGGCAAAAGTTCAACCATTAATTCTATACTTAATCAGGCAAAAGCGAAAACAAATGCATTCCAACCTGCTACCGATCGTGTGCAAGAAGTTGCGGGGACCGTCAATGGAATCAAGATTTCTTTCGTAGATACACCCGGTTTATTACCGTCATCGCCTAATACTATCGGTAGAAACCGGAAGATTCTACACAAGATCAAGAAACGTATCAGAAAATCGCCTCCAGATATGGTTTTGTATTTTGAAAGGCTCGACATGATTAATAACAATTACAGTGATTTGCCTTTATTAAAGCTTATAACCGAGGTATTTGGTACGGGAATCTGGTTCAATACCATGCTCGTCATGACTCATTCGTGTTCACCGCTTCCCGAAGGACCAAATGGGTACCCTGCTACTTACGAATCTTATCGTACCCAATGCACAGATCTTATACAACGCTATATTCACCAGGCGATTTCCGACTCGAAACTTGAAAACCCGTTTCTGTTTGTGGAGAATCATCCGGAATGTAGAACCAACGTCAATGGTGATAAGATTCTTCCAGACGGGCAAATTTGGAAATCCCAGTTTATTTTGTCATGTTTATGCACAAAAATCTTGGGTGATGTTAACAAGGTTTTGGATTTCCAGGATAGAATTGAATTGGGGGTGTCGAATAGTGCGCGGGTCCCATCTTTACCTCATCTTCTTTCGTCTTTTCTTCGCCATCGTATTTCAAACCCTAATGTAACCGAAAGTGAAATCGACTATATTGCGCTTTCAGATTTGGAAAAAGAAGATGAAGAGTATGATCAGTTACCTCCTATACGAATCTTGACAAAATCCCAGTTCAAAAAGTTGTCGAATTCTCAGAAAAACGACTATCTTGATGAGCTGGATTATCGAGAGACCCTTTATTTAAAGAAACAGTTAAAGGAAGAATTACGTGCACGTAAAGAGAAGAAGATTTCTGAAGATGGTAACTTAGATGGTGACGGGAATATTGATCCTCCGGAGCCCGTGCTTTTACCAGATATGGCAGTTCCTCCTAGTTTTGATTCTGATAACCCGTTGCATAGATATCGGTGCCTTGTTACAAGTGACCAGTGGCTAGCTAGACCGGTTCTTGACCCCCATGGTTGGGACCATGATGTCGGGTTTGATGGAATAAACCTAGAGTCGGCTACCAAAGTAAGCAAAAACTTATATGCATCGGTTACCGGACAGATCAGCAAGGACAAGCAGGATTTGAATGTGCAATCAGAGTGTTGTGTGGCTTTTTTGGATCCACGGGGGCCCACTTATAGCGCTGCGTTGGATGTTCAATCCTCAGGTAAAGAGCTAATTTACACTCTTCATAGTAGCACAAAAATGCGTGTGTTAGAGCGGAATATAGCGGAATGTGGAGTCTCATTGTTGTCTTTTGGGAATAGTTACTATGCGGCTGTGAAACTGGAAGATAGTTTTTTAGTGGGGAATAGGGTGAAGTTTGTAATCAATGGTGGTCAAATGAGGGGTCGGGAACAAGCGGCTTATGGTGGGAGTTTGCAGACGGTAATAAGAGGGAGGGATTACCCTGTGCGAAATGACAAGATTAGCCTTACTATGACGGTGTTATCTATGAACAAAGAGACGGTTTTGAGTGGGAACATAGAGTCTGATTTTAGGGTGGGGCGAGGGACAAATATGTCCATAAACGCTAATATAAACAACCGAAACATGGGGCAGTTAACCATCAAAACAAGTAGTTCTGAGCATTTGGAAATAGCTTTGATTGCAGCTGCCTCGATTTTGAGGGTTCTTTTTAGGCGAGCGCGACATGGTGGTTCAGTTAAGGAGGACCCTGAAGTTGCTTGA